The nucleotide sequence ATGGTCACGTCAAATTGTGAATTCAATACCGTAATATCTGCATCATACCCTACCGCCAAACGTCCTTTTCGCTCGCCGATGCCAAGGATGCTTGCTGGTGTCAGGGAAGCCATTTCCACTGCATCTGGCAAAGAGACACCACTCAGCGTCACCATATTGCCGACCGCCCGATTCAGCGTCAAAATGCTTCCGGCAAGCGTCCCATCAGCGAGCTTCGCCTGATTATCTTGAACGTGAACCTCTTGTCCACCGAGGTCGTACGTCCCTTCGCCCATCGCGGCTGCACGCATGGAATCGCTGACGAGGGCGAGACGTTCTGCCGTTTTGACCCGATACAAAATCTTCATGACTGCTGGATGCACATGGATGCCATCTGCGATCAGCTCTGTGCTCAACTGCTCATGATACATCGCGGCGCCAACTACGCCCGGCTCCCGATGATGCAGCCCTGTCATGGCATTGAAGCAATGGGTAAAATGGCGTACGCCCGCATCCACCGCTTCCGTCGCCTGAGCGAACGTAGCGCCTGTATGTCCAGCAGACACGATGACATCGCGTTCTTTTAACCAGGCAATCGCTTCAAGTGCTTCCGGTTGTTCAGGCGCAATCGTCACGACCTTGATCAGACCTTCTGATAGTCCGTAGAGCTTTTGCACTGCATCGAGCTTGGGTATCGCGATGTTTTCTTCTTTTTGCGCTCCCTTGTAACGAGGATTGATCCACGGACCTTCCAGATGGATGCCGATCGCTTGTGCCCCCGGAAGCCCTTCCCTGCTGTTCTGAGCGATGTTTACCAGTACCTTCTCTAATTGATCATAAGGAGCCGTCATCGTCGTCGCCAAAAACGACGTCACTCCATGCCGCGCGAGTGCAGTCGAGATGGCCTGAAGTGATTCCGGTGTCCCGTCCATCGTGTCGTATCCGTCAATCCCATGCATGTGCATATCGACGAAGCCAGGGCAAATCCAGCCATCCTCTACTGTCATCACATGATCTGGCAAAGCTTTTCCATACGCATCAGCCTTGCCAGCATAGGAGATCGTTCCATTTCCCACGACGACGAGACCATTATGCAATTCATGTCCATCTGCGACAAGGTTACCCTTGAGAGCGTATTCCTGATTCAATTTGATTTCCTCCGTCTTTCGCGTGGCTTTCTCTGCACGTTTTTATTCTACTGAGGTTGCCCCAGATTGCTGCAAATCCTCGTCGTTTCCGCTGCCAGCTTTTCAACCAGCTCACCCGCGCTAATTTCTTGGCTAAGTGGAGCTGCCTGCCCCGCCCACATCGACATGTACGCACTTTGCTGCTGCTTGCCCGCAGCGGCTCGAATGTCTTTGGTCAGGGCATTTTGTACCGGATAGGTCGGAAGCTCAGGATCAAGCGGGGCGAGTGTTGTCATAAACTCATTTTGAATGCCCCTTGCCCATTTTCCAGAGAAAGCACGTGTCATCACGATGGACTCTTCTTTCGTCTCCAAAATGGCCTTCTTGTGCAGGGCATGTGCTCCGCTCTCCTTGCAGGTCAGAAAAGCCGTTCCGAGCTGAGCCGCCTGTGCCCCTAGCGCGAGTGCTGCTGCGATCCCTCGCCCATCCATGATCCCTCCAGCCGCGATTACGGGAATCTTGACCCGATCCACGATTTGCGGGACGAGCGCCATTGTTCCAATCATATTGCTTGGTGAATCCGGCAAAAAGGACCCTCGGTGCCCGCCTGCTTCGCTGCCTTGGGCGGCAATCATATCGACTCCGCTCGCTTCCAATGCAATCGCTTCGCGAACGGTTGTCGCTGTTCCGATGACAGTGATTCCCCGCTGCTTCAACTCTGCCATCAAGCGATGATCCAGAACACCAAAGGTAAAGCTGAAAACAGCGGGATGTTCCTCCAAGACAACAGCCATCTGCTCAGCAAACGGCTCTGTAAATTGCGTCACCTGCGGATTGTGCGGGATGCCCAATCGATCTCGCACATCATTCATGGCCTGGGCAACGCCTTCTGCGATCGGCTGATCCGCATCGAAATCTTCGGGAATAAACAGATTCACGCCAAACGGTTTGTCTGTTAACGCCCGAATGGACTTGATCGCCCCACGAATCTGCTCAGGAGACATATATGCGGCACCGAGCGTTCCGAGTCCCCCCGCTTCTGAGACAGCGGCTACCAGGGCAGGTGTGGTCGCTCCCCCTGCCATTGGCGCCTGAATAATCGGCCATTTCAAATGGAAACGCGAAGTGATAGGATTGTTTGTCCACATGGTTTTCCCACTCCTCTATATTGGTTTACTTGGTTGATTGGTCGTCGCTGCGAATCCATTCCAGAAACTGAGCCAACACCCGGGCGGTTAACCCCCAGATGACACGCCCGTCCACCTCGTAAAACAAATGCTCGACCGTCCCTTTTCGCCACGGATATCGCTTGCCACCCGGGATCAGATGATAAGGAAAATCCTCTTCGGGCTCGGTCATGACAGAGGAAAGATACTTCGCTGGCTGCGTTGCCAACAGACGATCGAGTGGAAGGATAAAGACCTCTCCGACCTCGTCTGGATTCGGCTTCATATCAGGA is from Brevibacillus brevis and encodes:
- the nagA gene encoding N-acetylglucosamine-6-phosphate deacetylase, which codes for MNQEYALKGNLVADGHELHNGLVVVGNGTISYAGKADAYGKALPDHVMTVEDGWICPGFVDMHMHGIDGYDTMDGTPESLQAISTALARHGVTSFLATTMTAPYDQLEKVLVNIAQNSREGLPGAQAIGIHLEGPWINPRYKGAQKEENIAIPKLDAVQKLYGLSEGLIKVVTIAPEQPEALEAIAWLKERDVIVSAGHTGATFAQATEAVDAGVRHFTHCFNAMTGLHHREPGVVGAAMYHEQLSTELIADGIHVHPAVMKILYRVKTAERLALVSDSMRAAAMGEGTYDLGGQEVHVQDNQAKLADGTLAGSILTLNRAVGNMVTLSGVSLPDAVEMASLTPASILGIGERKGRLAVGYDADITVLNSQFDVTMTFVAGKEVYHQSK
- a CDS encoding NAD(P)H-dependent flavin oxidoreductase, with amino-acid sequence MWTNNPITSRFHLKWPIIQAPMAGGATTPALVAAVSEAGGLGTLGAAYMSPEQIRGAIKSIRALTDKPFGVNLFIPEDFDADQPIAEGVAQAMNDVRDRLGIPHNPQVTQFTEPFAEQMAVVLEEHPAVFSFTFGVLDHRLMAELKQRGITVIGTATTVREAIALEASGVDMIAAQGSEAGGHRGSFLPDSPSNMIGTMALVPQIVDRVKIPVIAAGGIMDGRGIAAALALGAQAAQLGTAFLTCKESGAHALHKKAILETKEESIVMTRAFSGKWARGIQNEFMTTLAPLDPELPTYPVQNALTKDIRAAAGKQQQSAYMSMWAGQAAPLSQEISAGELVEKLAAETTRICSNLGQPQ